The following are encoded together in the Colius striatus isolate bColStr4 chromosome 5, bColStr4.1.hap1, whole genome shotgun sequence genome:
- the BTD gene encoding biotinidase, whose protein sequence is MAYTMVDLCWKLSICFFCYQVVSGRVKEGHYVAAVYEHESILSPDPTVLVDRQSALELMGRNLDIYEQQVVAAARQGAQIIVFPEDGIHGFNFTRSSIYPYLDFVLHSHSVKWNPCREPYLFNDTEVLQRLSCMALKNKIFLVANLGTKQPCEHTDPHCPSDGRYQFNTNVAFNDDGALVATYRKHNLYFEYAFDSPPEPDYKFFDTPFAGKFGMFTCFDILFFEPAVNLIRQYNLKQVVYPTAWMNQLPLLSAVEFQQAFATAFNINILAANIHHPALGMTGSGIYTPVKSFIYHNMESYGGKLIVAEIPVITTDYETNLESNERFRENLQHSCKTFKSTLLNDQVCFMKGEETPFRVSERGNEQLPPLFYAEMMYDNFTFVPVWGENGELQVCANTLCCYLNYQRAVITDELYALGVFDGLHTVHGTYYVQACALVKCGGLSFSTCGQEVTDATALIDFQLWGNMSTPYIFPLLLTSGITLDFADHMGWKNNYYFISKNRTSSGLLTAALYGRWYEKD, encoded by the exons ATGGCATACACCATGGTGGATCTGTGCTGGAAGCTGTCCATCTGCTTCTTCTGCTATCAGGTTGTCTCAGGAAGAGTGAAGGAGGGGCATTATGTCGCGGCTGTGTATGAACATGAGTCCATCCTGAGTCCCGACCCAACAGTCCTGGTTGATCGACAGTCTGCACTGGAACTCATGGGCAGAAACCTAGACATCTATGAACAGCAAGTAGTGGCTGCTGCAAGACAG GGGGCACAGATCATTGTTTTTCCCGAAGATGGAATCCACGGCTTCAACTTCACGAGAAGCTCCATTTATCCTTACTTAGACTTCGTTCTGCATTCACACTCTGTGAAGTGGAATCCATGCAGAGAGCCATATTTGTTCAATGACACAGAG GTTCTTCAGCGTCTGAGCTGCATGGCACTGAAGAACAAGATATTCCTTGTGGCAAACTTAGGAACTAAGCAGCCCTGTGAGCACACCGACCCTCACTGTCCCTCTGATGGAAGGTACCAGTTCAACACCAACGTGGCATTCAACGATGACGGCGCGCTGGTGGCCACGTATCGCAAACACAACCTCTATTTTGAATACGCTTTTGATAGCCCTCCAGAGCCAGATTATAAATTCTTTGATACTCCCTTTGCTGGCAAGTTTGGGATGTTCACATGCTTTGATATACTCTTTTTTGAGCCTGCAGTGAACCTCATCAGACAATACAATTTGAAACAAGTTGTATATCCAACTGCCTGGATGAACCAGCTCCCACTCCTGTCTGCTGTTGAATTTCAACAAGCTTTTGCAACAGCTTTCAACATCAATATTTTAGCAGCTAATATCCACCACCCTGCCTTGGGCATGACAGGGAGCGGCATATACACTCCAGTCAAATCGTTCATCTACCACAACATGGAAAGTTATGGTGGCAAGCTCATAGTAGCAGAAATTCCTGTCATTACTACAGATTATGAAACCAACCTCGAGAGTAATGAAAGATTCAGAGAGAACTTGCAGCACTCATGCAAGACTTTTAAAAGCACCTTACTGAATGATCAAGTTTGCTTTATGAAGGGAGAAGAGACCCCCTTCAGAGTGtcagaaagaggaaatgaacAGTTACCTCCCCTGTTTTATGCAGAAATGATGTATGACAACTTTACTTTTGTTCCTGTATGGGGGGAAAACGGAGAGCTCCAGGTTTGTGCCAATACCCTTTGTTGCTACCTAAATTATCAGCGAGCAGTCATAACGGATGAGTTGTATGCTTTGGGAGTTTTTGATGGGCTCCATACGGTGCACGGCACGTACTACGTCCAGGCCTGTGCATTAGTAAAGTGTGGCGGTCTCAGCTTCAGCACTTGTGGACAGGAGGTTACAGATGCCACCGCTCTGATAGATTTCCAGCTATGGGGAAATATGAGTACCCCTTATATCTTTCCTTTACTGCTGACATCTGGCATTACCTTGGACTTCGCTGATCACATGGGCTGGAAAAACAACTACTATTTCATAAGCAAAAATAGAACATCTTCTGGCCTACTGACAGCTGCTCTATATGGACGGTGGTATGAAAAAGACTAG